A window of Anomalospiza imberbis isolate Cuckoo-Finch-1a 21T00152 chromosome 4, ASM3175350v1, whole genome shotgun sequence contains these coding sequences:
- the OTOP1 gene encoding proton channel OTOP1 — MEQAAGCPAVGGSYPQKNAEILSSQYGINLFLAGLLLTFAWAVHAVGISKSHLLSYLITLMLIQLLWMLWYLCRSCTQRRLIRDKDTHAGARWLKCGITLFAVITLILDSFKIGYYIDFSNCLSATEGIFPVTHAVHTILQVYFLWCHAKDVIQSFKTLERFGVIHSVFTNLLLWTNGVLTESKHQLNEHKERLITLGFGNITIVLDDHAPQCNCTTTTLCSIFSQGIYYLYPFNIEYHILASTMLYVLWKNIGRKVEHHQQNKTPFKFHGITVGMIFGLIVLTSTIAIVVVYLIQIGGSKIKSELALTMFYLHAIFVLALMCTAGIVALLIYRLEDRSLDNSKNPARKLDAELLVGTAAGSWLLSWGSILAIICAQGHPKYTWYNLPYSVLVIIEKYIQNLFIIESIHREQEKVNDDIKTLRIVTISRGSTLSLTPLYKEIYNGRAARDSGDIPCLFKGSICGRENDGAGVAREETNQDNSLVMHSASDFSFYSRNSVTNNKRRILKNIAAFLFLCNLSLWIPPAFGCRPEYDNGLEEIVFGFEPWIIVVNLAMPFSIFYRMHSAASLFEVNCKT; from the exons ATGGAGCAAGCCGCCGGGTGCCCCGCGGTGGGCGGCAGCTACCCGCAGAAAAACGCCGAGATCCTCAGCAGCCAGTACGGCATCAACCTCTTCCTGGCCGGGCTGCTGCTCACCTTCGCCTGGGCTGTGCATGCTGTGGGCATCAGCAAGAGCCACCTGCTCTCCTATCTCATCACGCTGATGCTCATCCAGCTGCTGTGGATGCTGTGGTacctctgcaggagctgcacgCAGAGGAGGCTGATCCGGGACAAGGACACACACGCCGGAGCCCGCTGGCTGAAGT gTGGGATTACATTATTTGCAGTGATTACTTTAATTCTGGACTCCTTTAAAATTGGATATTATATTGATTTTTCAAACTGTTTATCAGCAACTGAAGGCATTTTTCCTGTTACACATGCTGTCCACACCATCTTACAG GTGTATTTTCTGTGGTGTCATGCAAAGGATGTTATCCAGTCTTTCAAAACACTTGAAAG ATTTGGTGTTATCCATTCTGTTTTTACAAATTTGCTCCTGTGGACAAATGGTGTGTTAACAGAGTCAAAACATCAATTGAATGAACATAAGGAAAGACTAATCACGCTTGGTTTTGGGAACATAACTATAG TTCTAGATGATCATGCACCTCAATGCAACTGCACAACAACAACTCTCTGCTCAATATTTTCTCAGGGAATATATTACCTATATCCCTTCAATATAGAGTACCACATCCTAGCATCCACGATGCTCTATGTCCTGTGGAAGAACATTGGTCGTAAAGTTGAGCACcaccagcaaaacaaaactccaTTCAAATTCCACGGCATAACTGTTGGAATGATTTTTGGACTAATCGTGTTAACTAGCACGATAGCCATAGTTGTTGTGTATTTAATTCAGATTGGAGGTTCAAAAATCAAAAGTGAGTTAGCACTCACTATGTTTTACTTGCACGCTATCTTCGTGTTGGCTCTCATGTGCACAGCTGGAATCGTCGCCCTTCTCATCTACAGACTGGAAGATAGATCGCTGGATAATTCCAAGAATCCCGCTCGAAAACTGGATGCAGAACTGCTGGTAGGCACAGCTGCAGGGTCctggctgctctcctggggctcaATCCTTGCCATTATCTGTGCCCAAGGTCATCCCAAATACACATGGTATAACCTGCCCTACTCTGTTCTGGTTATTATTGAGAAATATATTCAGAACCTCTTTATCATTGAATCCATCCACCGTGAGCAGGAAAAGGTGAATGATGACATTAAAACTCTTCGGATAGTGACCATATCTCGGGGGAGCACTTTGTCCCTCACCCCCTTGTACAAAGAGATTTACAACGGCAGAGCTGCTCGTGACAGCGGCGACATACCCTGTCTGTTTAAgggcagcatctgtgggagagAAAACGATGGTGCTGGTGTTGCCAGAGAAGAAACAAATCAGGACAATAGTTTGGTCATGCACTCAGCCTCAGATTTCTCATTTTACAGCAGAAACTCAGTTACTAACAACAAGAGGAGAATTTTGAAGAACATTGCTGCATTTTTATTCCTCTGCAATCTTTCG ctgtggaTACCACCGGCGTTCGGGTGCCGCCCGGAGTATGACAATGGACTGGAAGAAATAGTTTTTGGCTTTGAACCCTGGATAATTGTTGTGAACCTTGCGATgcctttttctattttctatcGGATGCATTCAGCTGCCTCGCTCTTTGAGGTCAATTGTAAAACATAG
- the DRD5 gene encoding D(1B) dopamine receptor, producing MLRGGRSPLPPATGPPSEARGPAGAPGAAQVAAGSLLALLILWTLFGNVLVCAAIVRYRHLRSKVTNIFIVSLAVSDLLVALLVMPWKAVAEVAGYWPFGAFCNVWVAFDIMCSTASILNLCVISVDRYWAISSPFRYERKMTQRLALVMISVAWALSVLISFIPVQLNWHRGGEVVAAADIGDGFGTAWAAAGAVTTWAEDMSTTWVALAAVRPSDGTSGNNDTLTGPSESCDSSLNRTYAISSSLISFYIPVAIMIVTYTRIYRIAQVQIRRISSLERAAEHAQSCRSSHIDCHHHTSLKSSIRKETKVLKTLSVIMGVFVCCWLPFFILNCMVPFCESPPSDPHAGLPCVSETTFNIFVWFGWANSSLNPIIYAFNADFRKVFSNLLGCGQFCSGTAVETVNISNELISYNQDTLYHKEIVTAYVNMIPNVVDCEENREDPFDRMSQISPDHEVATDSACELDCEGEISLGKITPFTPNGLH from the coding sequence ATGCTGCGGGGTGGCCGGAGCCCACTGCCCCCGGCGACGGGGCCCCCCAGCGAGGCGCGGGGACCGGCGGGCGCCCCCGGCGCAGCGCAGGTGGCGGCGGGCAGCCTGCTGGCGCTGCTCATCCTCTGGACTCTCTTCGGGAACGTGCTCGTGTGCGCGGCCATCGTTCGCTACCGGCACCTGCGGAGCAAGGTTACCAACATCTTCATCgtgtccctggctgtctcgGACCTACTGGTGGCCCTGCTGGTCATGCCCTGGAAGGCGGTGGCAGAGGTAGCTGGGTACTGGCCCTTTGGGGCTTTCTGCAACGTCTGGGTGGCCTTTGATATCATGTGCTCCACGGCCTCCATCCTCAACCTGTGCGTGATCAGTGTGGACAGGTACTGGGCTATCTCCAGCCCTTTCCGCTACGAGAGAAAGATGACCCAGCGGTTGGCTCTGGTGATGATCAGCGTGGCATGGGCGCTGTCTGTGCTCATCTCCTTCATCCCTGTCCAGCTCAACTGGCACAGAGGTGGGGAagttgttgctgctgctgataTTGGAGATGGATTTGGAActgcctgggcagcagcaggtgctgTCACCACCTGGGCAGAAGATATGAGTACCACATGGGTGGCATTAGCGGCAGTGAGACCCTCTGATGGGACCTCTGGCAACAATGATACCCTCACTGGACCATCGGAGAGCTGTGACTCCAGCCTCAACAGGACTTACGCTATTTCCTCCTCCTTGATCAGTTTTTATATCCCGGTGGCTATCATGATAGTTACCTACACTCGAATCTACCGCATTGCCCAGGTGCAGATTCGTCGTATCTCTTCCTTGGAGAGGGCAGCCGAGCATGCACAGAGCTGCCGGAGCAGCCACATCGACTGCCACCATCACACAAGCCTCAAGTCCTCCATCAGGAAAGAAACCAAGGTGTTAAAGACGCTCTCTGTCATCATGGGTGTCTTTGTCTGTTGCTGGTTGCCATTCTTCATCCTGAATTGCATGGTTCCCTTCTGCGAGAGCCCACCTAGTGACCCCCACGCTGGCCTGCCCTGCGTCAGTGAGACCACCTTTAATATCTTTGTCTGGTTTGGTTGGGCTAACTCTTCTCTTAACCCCATCATCTATGCCTTCAATGCTGACTTTAGAAAGGTTTTCTCCAACCTCCTGGGATGTGGTCAGTTTTGCTCTGGTACTGCAGTGGAGACTGTTAATATAAGCAATGAGCTTATCTCTTACAACCAGGACACCCTTTACCATAAGGAGATAGTGACTGCTTATGTTAACATGATCCCAAATGTGGTTGACTGTGAGGAAAATCGCGAGGACCCTTTTGATAGGATGTCCCAGATCTCCCCTGACCACGAGGTTGCCACTGACTCTGCCTGTGAGCTGGACTGTGAGGGGGAGATTTCGCTAGGCAAGATAACACCTTTCACTCCAAATGGTTTACATTAA